The Archangium primigenium genomic interval AAGGATGTCGAAAAAGCAGCGGACGGGATCGCCAAGTCGATGCAGGCGGCCGCCGATGCGGTCTCCGGTTTCTCGGAGAACCTCCTCGCCGTCGCTGGTGTCGCCGCCGCCGCCGTGGCTGGCGCGGCGGAGACGAGTGAGGTGGCCCAGAAGGCCAATGACGAGTTAAAGCGGAGCATCCTTCAACTTTCTCGGGACGTGGGGACGGCTTTCCTGCCTCTCGTCAGGGAACTCACGCGAGGCGTCCGAACGCTTACGGCCACGTGGCGCGGGCTCTCGACTGAAACCCGCGCCAGTGTCGTCGCCTTCGTGCGACACGCCGCGATTGTTGGCGCGGTCGGGATGGCGATGAGTCGTGCCCTGCTCGTCGGGAAGGCGCTGGCGGAGGGGGTAGTCGTCCTCACGAAACTCACGCGTGCGATGGGGCCCGGTGTGGTGGATAGGCTCGCAGACGTCACCAAGAGTATGGGCGCGGCGCTCGCCCGGTTCGGCGCCTTCATGCGCGTGCCTGTCGGAACCCATGTCCATGGAATTTCGTCAGGACTGGCTGCGCTCAAGAGCCAAATCCGCCAGCTCCCAGGGATGGCTTCTGACCTGCTCAAGGCGTTTCGGGGAATGGTGCCAACCCTGACGGCGCTCCTTGTCCCCGTCCTCGCGGTTGCAGCCGCCGTCGGTGCTCTTGTCCTTTTGGCGGGCTCGATCTACGGCGCATGGAACGACGCTTCCACGGGCCTCAAATCGGCCGTTGAGCAGCTTGGTGTCGCCATTGTCGAATGGGCCGAAATGCTCAGACTCAAGCTCGCCTCGGCGCTTGGATGGTTCGTCGACCACACCATCAAGGTGGCCAAAACCATTCGGGACGTCTTTGTGGCGATGTTCGATTCATTCAGAGACTTCGCCCTTGGAATGGCTACAGTGTTGTTCGAGGTTATCGCGGAAAAGATGCGGCGCATCGCGGCGGTCGCCGAAGCTGCCGCCCGTGTCGCGGGCAAGGACACACTCGCTGACCACCTCGCAGCGGTCCAGAATCTAACCGCCACAGGCATTGCCAAGTTCGTCTCCAAGACGCTCGCCGCCACGACCGATGCGGCACGACGGGGGATGGATGAATCCGTCGAGAAGCTCGCCGAAATGAGCAACGCTGTTGTCGAGTCTGGAAAAAGCGGAGTGGGTGCGCTGAAGGAGGGGCTTGAGTTCGGCATTGGCAAGGCCTGGGATGGAACGAAGATGATGGCCGCCGATCTCACCAAGACGCTGGGCGCTGCCGAGTGGGCTACCGCTCTCAAGAATTGGCTCGGCAAGATATTGGGTGATCCGGACGAGGTCGGGGAAGTCCCCAGGCTTGAGAAAGACCCCGAGCTCGCCGGTGGACATGACTACAGTGACTTTCAGAAAGTCCGGGAGTTGGGACGCCAAGAGGTAACGCCGATCCAACGCGCACTCCGAGACATGTCTGAGGCGTACGCCAAGGCTCTTGAAGAAGCGACGCAAGCAGCGCGAGCGGAATTGGTTCATCGGGCGACTGCCGCAATGGGGGCGATCAAGGACAGCATCGATGTCTTTGCGAACGGTGTCGCAGCCACAGGGAGCACTCTTGGAGGTATTGCGGCAGCTCTTGGTGACATGCTCATTAAATCGGAGGGATTTGCCACGCTGATGGGCATGGTGACCACTGCGCTCCAACAAGCCGCCAATGTCGTTGGGGCTGTTCTGGATCCGCTTCAAGGCATTGTTGGAGCCGTGGCGTCGATCTTGGGCGGACTAATGAGCGTGTTGACGCCAGTCCTGGGTGTCGTTGTGGCGCTCGTGCAACCCCTTGCTCCAGCGTTAATTCTTCTCGGTGATGCGTTGAGCGCGTTGGCGCCGGTGTTCGAGGCGCTGGCGCGTGTCGTCACGGCGATCGCCGAGGTAGTCCTGTGGCCTCTGATGAAGGGCATTTGGTATGCACTCAAGGGGGTATCCCTCGCCATCATGGGCGTGGTGTGGGGCCTGGGAAAGGCGTGGAACGGCATCGTCTCCGCGGTGCAGTGGGTGTTCCGAAAGCTGGGGAACATCGAGATCCTCGGTGGCAAGCCGCTCGACTTCCTCAATGACTGGGCGGACAGCATGGAGTCCGCGAAAGCGCCGGTGGACGAACTCGCCGACAGCATGGCGAAGCTCCGGGACATGTCCATGGAGGAGGCTCAGGCCAAGGCCAACGCCACGGCGGAGCAGCTCAAGAACACCCAGGCCCTGCAGAACGCCACCGAGGCCCTCACCAACGTGCCGCCGGCCTGGCGGATTGCCCAGCGACGCTACCTCGCGCAGGATCCTCAAGCGGGCGCGAGCGGGCCCCCCATACCCGTGCAGCAGGGCCCTGCGGCTCCGGCGCCGAGCCCCGTGCAGCAGGCGCCGGCGGCGCCCGCGCCCACCCAGAGCCAGAACTTCATCCAGTTCGTCCTGTCCGGGGACATGGAGGCGTGGCTGGAGCAGGCCAAGCGCCAGAAGCGAGAGGCGGCGCTCCGCCTCGGCCGGGGCTTCGGCGGCCTGGGGTTCGGCTCATGAGCCTGCTCCTGCTCAACGGCTTCGAGTTCCCCCTCACCCAGGCCAACGCGGAGCCGGTGCGCGCGGGCGCGCTGGAGCGGGGCCCGGGCCTCGGAGTACGCTCGGGCGTGCGCGCTGCCGCGTGGGACCTGACGTGCGCCACCGGGTGGCTCTCCCAGGCGGACGCGCGTCAGGTGCGCGGCCTCGTGGAGGGAGAGGGGCACGTGCTCGCCTTCGACTCCACCCTCACGGCCACCTCGTACCTGTGGAGCTCGCGGGGCGCGGTGCCCAGCACCCAGGTAACGCCGGCGGTGGGCGGGCGCGTGCCGGGCCGCTGGGGTGGCGGCGCGCTCCGGGTGCGCGAGGACTACCAGGTGTTGTGGCCGGGGGTGTGCTCGGGCAGCGAGTGGACGGTGCTCGCATGGGCGCACCCGAGCGACACCGACACGGGGTACTGGGAGCACCGCACGTGGCGCTCGGACGGCGCCGTCTGGTTCAACGGCGTGGGGCCGCAGTTCGGCTACGGCCAGCAGGCCTATGTGGAGGGCGGGGCGCTGGTGCTTACCGCGGGCACGGACACCCACCAGGACTGGGACGAGGTGGTGCTCCTCCCCTACTTCCTATCGGACGCGTGGGTGGCCCAGGCGTACGGCTTCCACCAAGCCACCCGCTGGCCTCCCCTGCCCTACGTGCTCGCCTCGGGCGCGGCGGTGCCCGGGGGAGCGGCCGAGGTGCAGGGACAGGCGGGCGGACTGCAACGGGTGGTGGCCGGGCCCGGCGCGTGGTGGGAGTCCTTCGACTTCACCCTCAATCGCTCACCATCCTCACCATGAAGCAGCAGTGGCGTGTGCGCTGCTTCAGCGTCAATCCCCTGTACCTATTATGGCACCAAACCCTTGACGGATGACAGGTCGATCGGATCCAGGCGCTGCCCATCTCGGCTAAAGTACAAAGCACTCGGTAGCGAGTCGAAATACAAGTACAGGCTATGAGCATGGTCGAGCGGACTGCCGTCACATCCCACTGTCCTCATCGGACCTAGAGTGGTGCCGATTATGTCATCGACTACAGCGAACATCGCGGATGCACCGAACGCTGAGTTTGGGGGCCTAACACTAAATAATTTGAGTCGATCTTTTTCGGCCTCATTCACGCAAGCACGCCAGATATTGATCGTCTCAAGACGAGGTTGGATTTCGAGAGCAAAAACGTATTTCTCACCAGGCGGAGATCGGTGTACCCGCATCTTCAGTGGACCGAGATTTCCGAGATCCACTTGGTAGGCCTGCCCATTGACAGCTGCAACAACCTGCTTAACCCAATTAGGATCCCTCAACATCACGCCGAGGCGAGTAGTTAGCTTGGCGGGCATCTGCCGCGGCTCTATCTTGTGAATGAGCGCTATTAACGGAAACGCCACCCCGCGAGTACTGAGCGCGCGATCCAAGGCGTAGTTGAGCTCCTCCTGACATGGGTTGCTTGTAAGGCTGTCTGCTGTCACAACGACCGCATATGCGTCACTTCGTTCTGGGTTAACGATTTCAGACGCAATGTTGTCCCATATTCGCTGTCCCGCAGGAAGCTGCCTTCGGTCGAAGTGAACCTCAAGCTCTCCAGACTTCTCAAGCTCGCTTATGATGTAGTCCACATCCTGATCGCGGTTATCCGCCCAAGCGTAAGTCACCCAAAGTCGTTTTTTGGTGGTCATGGTCGCTCATTGTATCGCCAAATATGGCCCCGTCACTTCTCCGAGGGCATGCGAACCCTTACGGAAGCGGAGCGGGCGGCCCTCTCTTGTCGGGCCGGGTATTCCACGTGGCACCGGGTGCTGCTGTTCGGCCCGGGCAACCGGTGGTGGGACTTGGGCGCGCTGCCCGTGGGCGAGCGCGCCACGGACTTCCTCGAGGAGGCCACGCTCGACGACTCCCAGGACGCGCCGGTGGCCCAGTTGCGCGTGCGCCTCAAGCGCCAGGTGCTGCTCGCCTCCCTCGCGCCGCTCATGGCCGAGAGCCCCCTCAACAACCTCGGCGGCGCGTACGAGCCGCTCGTGCGCACCGGGCGCCTGGTGGTGCTGGAGGTGGCCCTCGCTCCGCTGGGCCAGCAACCCCATGCGGTGGACTGGCAGGAGCTCTTCCGCGGGCGGGTGGACACGCCCACGGACGCGGGGGAGACGCTGGAGTTCGGCGCGCGGGACTACTCGGGCCTGCTCCAGGACTGTTTCATCGAGGTGGAGCGGCCCTACTCCTCCGACGCCGGCACGCCCGTGCAGGCCGTCATGCAGCAAATTCTCTCCGACAACGGCCAGGGCGCCTTCGGCCTCTACACGCCGGTGGACCCCGAGTGGGCGGTGGGCCGCTACCTGCAGAAGAAGGAGCCAGTGCTCGAGGCCCTGCGCGCGCTCGCGGGCCAGCTCGGCGCGGACGTGCGCTACCGCTGGAGCCCGGTGGCCCAGGCCTTCGCCCTCACCTTCGCCGCGCCCCAGCGCGAGGCCACCGAGCCCGTGTGGCACTTCCTCGCCGAGGACTACCGCGCCCTGCCGGACGTGGAAATGCCCATGGACGAGGTGCGCAACGCGGTGACGGGCTACTTCTACGACTCGCTCGACAGGGACGCCGCCGGGCAGCCGAAGCTCAAGCGGGTGGATCGGGACGCGGGCACCGCCTCGCTCCAGGCCTACGGGCGCCGGTGGATGGAGATTGTCCTGGCGGCGACGGACAACATCGACACCGAACCGGAGATGGTGCGCCTGCTCGAGTCGGCCATGAGCGACTTGGGCCAGCCGCCGCTGGGGCTCTCCTTCGAGGTGGCGTGCCACCCGGGCCTGGAGCTCGGCGACGTGGTGGCCCTCGCGCCCAACGGCGTGCAGTGGAGCAGCACCCAGACGGGCGCGGTGGTGGCGCTCACGCACACCTTCACCCGGGACAAGGCGACGACGAAGGTGGTGGTGCGCGGCAAGCCCTCCCTCGCGCCGCGGCAGTGGCTGCAGCTGGAGACGGGCCGTCCGGGCCAGGCGCCGGCCGCGCCGTACACCGGGCCGCGCCCGCCCACGGTGGTGTCCGCGAGCGCCCTGCCCCAGGGACTCGCCGTCTCCGTCGCCCCGGCCACCGGCGGCGCGGACACGGCCGAGTACGAGGTGCACGTGAGCACCACCTCGGGCTTCGCCCCGGACACGAGCTACCCCTCCTCCACGCTCAAGGAGGTGGGGGCGCGCACGCGCTTCGAGCTGCAGGGCCTCACCCCGGGCCGCACCTACTACGTGCGCATGGTGGCCCGGGACGCCGCGGGCAACCGGGGCGCGGCCTCTCCGGAGGTGGCCCTCTCCCCGAGCTACCTCTCCCCGGGCGCGCTGGCGACGCTCGTGTCCTACGGCGCTCTGCCCCTCAATGGGGACTTCGAGGCCCAGGCGGACCCGGCGGGCCCGCCGGACGGCAGCTACATGCTCCAGGGCACCTGGGGCGTGGACGCGGTAGTGGACACCTCCACGGCCTTCGCGGGCACCCGGTGCGTGCGCCTGCGCGCGAGCGGCACGCGTCTGGGCCTGCAGGCCTTCGTGGCCCGGCCCGGCGAGCGCCTCGCGCTCAAGGCCCATGCCTACAGCCAGGTGCAGGCCTACGCCGAGCTGCAGGTGGTGTGGCTCGACAGGCAGCTCACCCCCGTGGGCGAGCCCGTCACCGTCTGGGGAGACTACCTCCAGGCCAACACCTGGACGACGCTGGGCAACTACCTCACCGTGCCCGCGGGAGCGCGCGTGGCCCGCCTGTCGGTGCGCGCCGCCGGCAACTACCCCGACGCCTTCGTCTGGTTCGACTCGGTGTCCGCGGTGCCGGGCGTGTCCCTCGCCGTCCCCTGGCAGCGCCTGCGCCACCCCTCCCTTGGCGGCGGCGGCAACGTGAGCGACTACCTCGGCAACTGGAAGCCCAATCCCGTGCGCCCGGTGCGCTGGCGGGTGAATGCCCTGGGCGAGCTGGAGCTCCAGGGCAGCCTCTATGACGGCCAGCCCGGCACCGAGGCCTTCCGCCTGCCGGGCGTGGCGCCCGCGGGCTACACCTCGCCGGCGGACCCTGCCCGCTTCGTCGCGGCGGCGGGCCCCACGGGCCGGGCCACCGTCTCGGTGCACTCAGTGGGCACGGACGCGGCCTTCGTCATCACCGTGGACAACGCCTACGTGGTGCTCGACGGCGTGCGCTACCCGCTCGCGTGAGGCTTCACGCCCGGGCGGCACAGGCGGGGCAGTCCACCGCCCAGTCCTTGCCGCCCCCACTCGCGCCCCCGTCCTCCACGAGGCGCAGGCGGCCCTCCTGGGCGCGCACCCACGTGCCGCACGCGCACCGGGTCGCCCGGGAGTTGGGGCGGAAGCGCGGCGGCGCGCGGGCGCACTGGGGCTCGGGGTGGGAGAGGCCCTGCTCGGCGGAGAAGTCCGCTTCCTCCCCCTTGCGCACGAGTCCGCCGCAGGCCCGGCAGGTGCCCGCCCTCTTCGCCGTCAGAATCACGCCGCCTCCAGCTCGGCGCGCAGGGCGGCGAGCCCCGCGGCGCGCGCGGCCTGCAGCTCGGGCAGCGAGCACTGGAGGCGTTGGGCGAGCCGGACGTCTCCCAGGGCCAGCCCGCCCAGACCCAGGGGCACGGCCACCGCCAGGCGCTGGCGCTCGGGCAGGCGCGCGAGGAGCGCGGTGGCGGCCGCGCCCAGGTGCACCCGCCCCAGGGACTCGTCGCTCTCGTCGGCGAGGCGCTCGGCCTCGGACTCCTCCACGCGCGTGGCCCCCAGGGAGAGGGCCAGCGCGGTGGCCCCGTCCGCCCCCTCCACCCGTAGCGCTTCCTCGTAGGCGAGGCCCTCGGACTCCACGCGCCGGCGCGCGCGGGCGGCGAGCTTGCGGCCCCACTGGGTGGGCCCCACGAGCCGCCCCTCGGCGAGCACGTTGCCCAGGTGCTGGCGCACCGCGCGCTGCACGTAGGCCGGGTACAGCGTGCGGCCCGGGCCTCCCTGGCCCGGGGTGAAGCC includes:
- a CDS encoding toll/interleukin-1 receptor domain-containing protein, whose product is MTTKKRLWVTYAWADNRDQDVDYIISELEKSGELEVHFDRRQLPAGQRIWDNIASEIVNPERSDAYAVVVTADSLTSNPCQEELNYALDRALSTRGVAFPLIALIHKIEPRQMPAKLTTRLGVMLRDPNWVKQVVAAVNGQAYQVDLGNLGPLKMRVHRSPPGEKYVFALEIQPRLETINIWRACVNEAEKDRLKLFSVRPPNSAFGASAMFAVVDDIIGTTLGPMRTVGCDGSPLDHAHSLYLYFDSLPSALYFSRDGQRLDPIDLSSVKGLVP
- a CDS encoding fibronectin type III domain-containing protein yields the protein MRTLTEAERAALSCRAGYSTWHRVLLFGPGNRWWDLGALPVGERATDFLEEATLDDSQDAPVAQLRVRLKRQVLLASLAPLMAESPLNNLGGAYEPLVRTGRLVVLEVALAPLGQQPHAVDWQELFRGRVDTPTDAGETLEFGARDYSGLLQDCFIEVERPYSSDAGTPVQAVMQQILSDNGQGAFGLYTPVDPEWAVGRYLQKKEPVLEALRALAGQLGADVRYRWSPVAQAFALTFAAPQREATEPVWHFLAEDYRALPDVEMPMDEVRNAVTGYFYDSLDRDAAGQPKLKRVDRDAGTASLQAYGRRWMEIVLAATDNIDTEPEMVRLLESAMSDLGQPPLGLSFEVACHPGLELGDVVALAPNGVQWSSTQTGAVVALTHTFTRDKATTKVVVRGKPSLAPRQWLQLETGRPGQAPAAPYTGPRPPTVVSASALPQGLAVSVAPATGGADTAEYEVHVSTTSGFAPDTSYPSSTLKEVGARTRFELQGLTPGRTYYVRMVARDAAGNRGAASPEVALSPSYLSPGALATLVSYGALPLNGDFEAQADPAGPPDGSYMLQGTWGVDAVVDTSTAFAGTRCVRLRASGTRLGLQAFVARPGERLALKAHAYSQVQAYAELQVVWLDRQLTPVGEPVTVWGDYLQANTWTTLGNYLTVPAGARVARLSVRAAGNYPDAFVWFDSVSAVPGVSLAVPWQRLRHPSLGGGGNVSDYLGNWKPNPVRPVRWRVNALGELELQGSLYDGQPGTEAFRLPGVAPAGYTSPADPARFVAAAGPTGRATVSVHSVGTDAAFVITVDNAYVVLDGVRYPLA